The following are from one region of the Strix uralensis isolate ZFMK-TIS-50842 chromosome 4, bStrUra1, whole genome shotgun sequence genome:
- the STOX2 gene encoding storkhead-box protein 2 isoform X5: MLVRERKIYPTPDGYFIVTPQTYFITPSLIRTNSKWYHLDERIPDRSQCTSPQQGTITPSTSGCVRDRTLPKNHCDSCHCCREDMHSMHASTLQRKSAKDCKDSYCPPSLCQVPPTEKSKSTVNFSYKAETLTKPKDVEKQSKKFGLKLFRLSFKKDKTKQLANFSAQFPPEEWPLRDEDTPTTIPREVEMEIIRRINPDLTVENVMRHTALMKKLEEEKAQRSKAGSSAHHSGRSKKSRNHRKSHGKSRSHSKTRVSKGDPSDGSHLDIPAEREYEFYDPLTRSPREGCFIIEHKGDNFIMHSNPNMIESHFPMTPEWDVSGELAKRRTEMPFPEPSRGSSHSKVHRSHSHTQDRRSRNERSSKAKERSRSMDNSKGPLGSATLGTPEDIGEGCSPDDQTTSQTYIDDSTLRPSQSLSHQRALISSASYKETCIPEIASGSVETPSSCSLLEQSKPAENLPSYSELNSCTTKSAVDDYFQCNTSSETVLTAPSPLGKNKEDHDTLTGTDGLKKMTPAERQTQHIAREPGVHKEESPKGPNGGSAVAGQTPEVIANGRLVQHHSAESSSLDKRKEIFSKDTLFKPLHNTLSVNSYHKSSTPLLKPHQKTPPDTLPVRCEKLEQAIVTSVTQVTPASQRQQETTGNQEASFDYYNVSDDDDSEEGTNKNAEEEKNRDDVGTMQWLLEREKERDLQRKFEKNLTLLTPKETENSNNQRATHSARLDSMDSSSITVDSGFNSPRTRESLASNTSSIVESNRRQNPALSPAHGGAGPTFNFRATADPPTSEAEKLQKPANCLQASVTSV; encoded by the exons ATGCTTGTGCGGGAGAGGAAAATATACCCAACTCCGGATGGTTATTTCATTGTAACCCCACAGACTTACTTCATAACACCATCTCTCATAAGAACTAACAGTAAATGGTACCATTTGGATGAGAGGATACCTGACAGGTCTCAATGTACCTCTCCACAACAAGGAACTATAACTCCCTCCACCTCGGGATGCGTCAGGGACCGAACACTACCCAAAAACCACTGCGACTCCTGCCATTGTTGCAGAGAAGACATGCACAGCATGCATGCATCTACTCTACAGAGGAAATCAGCAAAAGACTGTAAAGACTCATACTGTCCTCCTTCGTTATGTCAGGTCCCACCTACTGAGAAAAGTAAAAGTACTGTCAATTTTTCTTATAAAGCAGAGACACTCACAAAGCCTAAGGATGTAGAAAAGCAGTCTAAGAAATTTGGACTCAAATTATTCCGATTAAGTTTTAAGAAGGACAAGACAAAACAGTTGGCAAATTTCTCTGCCCAGTTTCCTCCAGAGGAGTGGCCGCTAAGGGATGAGGACACCCCTACCACTATACCTAGAGAGGTAGAAATGGAGATTATCAGGCGCATTAACCCAGACTTGACTGTGGAAAATGTCATGAGGCACACTGCACTAATGAAGAaacttgaagaagaaaaagctcaACGAAGCAAAGCAGGATCTTCAGCTCACCACAGTGGACGAAGTAAAAAGAGCAGGAATCACAGAAAGTCTCATGGGAAATCGAGGTCACACAGCAAGACTCGGGTGTCCAAAGGAGACCCATCAGATGGCTCTCATTTGGATATACCTGCTGAAAGGGAGTATGAGTTCTATGATCCCTTGACTCGATCCCCACGGGAAGGCTGTTTTATAATAGAACACAAGGGAGATAATTTTATAATGCACAGCAATCCTAACATGATTGAATCTCACTTTCCCATGACACCAGAGTGGGACGTGTCTGGTGAGCTGGCCAAAAGAAGAACTGAAATGCCTTTCCCTGAACCTTCCAGGGGAAGCTCCCACTCCAAGGTCCATCGGAGCCACAGCCATACACAGGATAGAAGATCGAGGAATGAGCGGTCCAGTAAGGCTAAAGAAAGGTCTAGATCCATGGATAACTCCAAGGGACCTCTGGGCTCAGCTACTTTAGGCACACCTGAAGATATAGGTGAAGGCTGTAGCCCAGATGACCAAACGACTAGCCAAACTTACATTGATGATAGTACTTTAAGGCCATCTCAGTCTCTCAGTCATCAAAGGGCTCTGATTTCATCTGCAAGCTACAAAGAGACTTGCATCCCTGAAATCGCTAGTGGCAGCGTAGAAACCCCCAGTTCTTGTAGCCTATTGGAACAAAGCAAGCCTGCAGAGAATTTGCCATCATATAGCGAGCTCAACTCCTGCACAACAAAATCTGCAGTTGATGACTATTTTCAGTGCAACACATCCAGTGAGACTGTGCTTACCGCTCCATCACCACTGGGAAAGAATAAAGAGGATCATGATACGCTGACAGGGACAGATGGGCTCAAAAAAATGACTCCTGCAGAAAGACAGACTCAACATATTGCTAGGGAGCCTGGGGTGCACAAAGAGGAGTCCCCAAAGGGCCCAAACGGTGGTTCAGCGGTTGCTGGCCAAACTCCAGAGGTGATTGCAAACGGGCGGCTGGTTCAACACCATAGCGCTGAGTCAAGCAGCCTtgataaaaggaaagaaatatttagCAAGGATACACTCTTTAAACCCCTGCACAACACTCTTTCTGTGAATAGTTACCATAAGTCTAGCACACCCCTGCTAAAGCCCCATCAAAAGACCCCCCCTGACACGTTGCCAGTCAGATGTGAGAAACTTGAACAAGCGATAGTAACCTCAGTCACACAAGTCACTCCCGCTTCACAGAGACAGCAAGAGACAACTGGGAACCAGGAGGCCTCCTTCGACTACTACAATGTGTCTGACGACGACGACTCAGAGGAAGGAACCAACAAAAatgctgaggaagaaaagaacaggGATGATGTTGGTACGATGCAATGGCTCctagagagagaaaaggagagagatcTGCAGCGAAAGTTTGAGAAAAATCTTACTCTTCTCACCCcgaaggaaacagaaaatagcaACAACCAGAGAGCCACCCACTCAGCCCGCCTGGACAGCATGGACAGCAGCAGCATTACTGTGGACAGCGGGTTCAACTCTCCACG TACTCGTGAGAGCCTGGCATCCAATACTTCAAGTATTGTTGAAAGCAACAGACGTCAGAACCCTGCTCTGAGCCCCGCACATGGTGGCGCAGGCCCAACGTTCAACTTCCGAGCCACTGCAGACCCACCGACCAGTGAAGCTGAGAAACTGCAGAAACCTGCTAACTGCCTGCAAGCTTCTGTCACTAGTGTCTGA
- the STOX2 gene encoding storkhead-box protein 2 isoform X4 produces the protein MSPISQSQFIPLGEILCLAISAMNSARKQVTQEALMEHLTTCFPGVPTPSPEILRHTLNMLVRERKIYPTPDGYFIVTPQTYFITPSLIRTNSKWYHLDERIPDRSQCTSPQQGTITPSTSGCVRDRTLPKNHCDSCHCCREDMHSMHASTLQRKSAKDCKDSYCPPSLCQVPPTEKSKSTVNFSYKAETLTKPKDVEKQSKKFGLKLFRLSFKKDKTKQLANFSAQFPPEEWPLRDEDTPTTIPREVEMEIIRRINPDLTVENVMRHTALMKKLEEEKAQRSKAGSSAHHSGRSKKSRNHRKSHGKSRSHSKTRVSKGDPSDGSHLDIPAEREYEFYDPLTRSPREGCFIIEHKGDNFIMHSNPNMIESHFPMTPEWDVSGELAKRRTEMPFPEPSRGSSHSKVHRSHSHTQDRRSRNERSSKAKERSRSMDNSKGPLGSATLGTPEDIGEGCSPDDQTTSQTYIDDSTLRPSQSLSHQRALISSASYKETCIPEIASGSVETPSSCSLLEQSKPAENLPSYSELNSCTTKSAVDDYFQCNTSSETVLTAPSPLGKNKEDHDTLTGTDGLKKMTPAERQTQHIAREPGVHKEESPKGPNGGSAVAGQTPEVIANGRLVQHHSAESSSLDKRKEIFSKDTLFKPLHNTLSVNSYHKSSTPLLKPHQKTPPDTLPVRCEKLEQAIVTSVTQVTPASQRQQETTGNQEASFDYYNVSDDDDSEEGTNKNAEEEKNRDDVGTMQWLLEREKERDLQRKFEKNLTLLTPKETENSNNQRATHSARLDSMDSSSITVDSGFNSPRTRESLASNTSSIVESNRRQNPALSPAHGGAGPTFNFRATADPPTSEAEKLQKPANCLQASVTSV, from the exons GAGTTCCAACACCCAGTCCAGAAATCCTTCGACATACCTTGAATATGCTTGTGCGGGAGAGGAAAATATACCCAACTCCGGATGGTTATTTCATTGTAACCCCACAGACTTACTTCATAACACCATCTCTCATAAGAACTAACAGTAAATGGTACCATTTGGATGAGAGGATACCTGACAGGTCTCAATGTACCTCTCCACAACAAGGAACTATAACTCCCTCCACCTCGGGATGCGTCAGGGACCGAACACTACCCAAAAACCACTGCGACTCCTGCCATTGTTGCAGAGAAGACATGCACAGCATGCATGCATCTACTCTACAGAGGAAATCAGCAAAAGACTGTAAAGACTCATACTGTCCTCCTTCGTTATGTCAGGTCCCACCTACTGAGAAAAGTAAAAGTACTGTCAATTTTTCTTATAAAGCAGAGACACTCACAAAGCCTAAGGATGTAGAAAAGCAGTCTAAGAAATTTGGACTCAAATTATTCCGATTAAGTTTTAAGAAGGACAAGACAAAACAGTTGGCAAATTTCTCTGCCCAGTTTCCTCCAGAGGAGTGGCCGCTAAGGGATGAGGACACCCCTACCACTATACCTAGAGAGGTAGAAATGGAGATTATCAGGCGCATTAACCCAGACTTGACTGTGGAAAATGTCATGAGGCACACTGCACTAATGAAGAaacttgaagaagaaaaagctcaACGAAGCAAAGCAGGATCTTCAGCTCACCACAGTGGACGAAGTAAAAAGAGCAGGAATCACAGAAAGTCTCATGGGAAATCGAGGTCACACAGCAAGACTCGGGTGTCCAAAGGAGACCCATCAGATGGCTCTCATTTGGATATACCTGCTGAAAGGGAGTATGAGTTCTATGATCCCTTGACTCGATCCCCACGGGAAGGCTGTTTTATAATAGAACACAAGGGAGATAATTTTATAATGCACAGCAATCCTAACATGATTGAATCTCACTTTCCCATGACACCAGAGTGGGACGTGTCTGGTGAGCTGGCCAAAAGAAGAACTGAAATGCCTTTCCCTGAACCTTCCAGGGGAAGCTCCCACTCCAAGGTCCATCGGAGCCACAGCCATACACAGGATAGAAGATCGAGGAATGAGCGGTCCAGTAAGGCTAAAGAAAGGTCTAGATCCATGGATAACTCCAAGGGACCTCTGGGCTCAGCTACTTTAGGCACACCTGAAGATATAGGTGAAGGCTGTAGCCCAGATGACCAAACGACTAGCCAAACTTACATTGATGATAGTACTTTAAGGCCATCTCAGTCTCTCAGTCATCAAAGGGCTCTGATTTCATCTGCAAGCTACAAAGAGACTTGCATCCCTGAAATCGCTAGTGGCAGCGTAGAAACCCCCAGTTCTTGTAGCCTATTGGAACAAAGCAAGCCTGCAGAGAATTTGCCATCATATAGCGAGCTCAACTCCTGCACAACAAAATCTGCAGTTGATGACTATTTTCAGTGCAACACATCCAGTGAGACTGTGCTTACCGCTCCATCACCACTGGGAAAGAATAAAGAGGATCATGATACGCTGACAGGGACAGATGGGCTCAAAAAAATGACTCCTGCAGAAAGACAGACTCAACATATTGCTAGGGAGCCTGGGGTGCACAAAGAGGAGTCCCCAAAGGGCCCAAACGGTGGTTCAGCGGTTGCTGGCCAAACTCCAGAGGTGATTGCAAACGGGCGGCTGGTTCAACACCATAGCGCTGAGTCAAGCAGCCTtgataaaaggaaagaaatatttagCAAGGATACACTCTTTAAACCCCTGCACAACACTCTTTCTGTGAATAGTTACCATAAGTCTAGCACACCCCTGCTAAAGCCCCATCAAAAGACCCCCCCTGACACGTTGCCAGTCAGATGTGAGAAACTTGAACAAGCGATAGTAACCTCAGTCACACAAGTCACTCCCGCTTCACAGAGACAGCAAGAGACAACTGGGAACCAGGAGGCCTCCTTCGACTACTACAATGTGTCTGACGACGACGACTCAGAGGAAGGAACCAACAAAAatgctgaggaagaaaagaacaggGATGATGTTGGTACGATGCAATGGCTCctagagagagaaaaggagagagatcTGCAGCGAAAGTTTGAGAAAAATCTTACTCTTCTCACCCcgaaggaaacagaaaatagcaACAACCAGAGAGCCACCCACTCAGCCCGCCTGGACAGCATGGACAGCAGCAGCATTACTGTGGACAGCGGGTTCAACTCTCCACG TACTCGTGAGAGCCTGGCATCCAATACTTCAAGTATTGTTGAAAGCAACAGACGTCAGAACCCTGCTCTGAGCCCCGCACATGGTGGCGCAGGCCCAACGTTCAACTTCCGAGCCACTGCAGACCCACCGACCAGTGAAGCTGAGAAACTGCAGAAACCTGCTAACTGCCTGCAAGCTTCTGTCACTAGTGTCTGA